A window of the Leptolyngbya subtilissima AS-A7 genome harbors these coding sequences:
- a CDS encoding type IV pilin-like G/H family protein has translation MKASLKANLLKHFIAKKEEGGFTLIELLVVIIIIGILAAIALPSFLNQANKARQSEAKTYVGSMNRGQQAYRLENPTFAPGFVELAIGIPSNTTYYNYTIGASGPFGATAFADRVDTALKSYVGAAQLNSGSATTEATTIALICESTQANVAAAAGALTNFSTSASQSATSCTTGTWKKL, from the coding sequence ATGAAAGCATCTCTCAAAGCCAACCTGCTCAAGCACTTCATCGCTAAGAAAGAAGAAGGCGGCTTCACCCTAATTGAACTGCTGGTGGTTATCATCATCATCGGTATTCTGGCTGCTATCGCTTTGCCTTCTTTCCTTAACCAGGCCAACAAAGCTCGTCAGTCTGAAGCTAAAACCTATGTTGGTTCCATGAACCGTGGCCAGCAAGCCTACCGCTTAGAAAACCCCACCTTTGCTCCTGGTTTTGTAGAACTAGCCATTGGTATTCCTTCCAATACTACTTACTACAACTACACCATTGGCGCTAGTGGCCCCTTTGGCGCAACGGCTTTTGCTGACAGAGTTGATACTGCTCTGAAGAGCTACGTCGGTGCTGCCCAGCTAAACTCGGGTAGCGCAACCACAGAAGCCACCACGATTGCACTCATTTGTGAATCGACTCAAGCTAACGTGGCTGCTGCTGCCGGTGCGCTCACTAACTTCAGCACTTCTGCAAGCCAGTCGGCTACTTCTTGCACAACCGGTACCTGGAAGAAACTCTAA
- a CDS encoding MoaD/ThiS family protein, with protein sequence MAVKVLIPTPLQKFTNNQAALECSGGNIVDLLNDLESNCPGIKARLCDDSGELRRFVNFYVNSEDIRFLDGKETALNDGDEVSIVPAVAGG encoded by the coding sequence ATGGCTGTTAAAGTACTAATTCCAACTCCACTGCAAAAATTCACCAACAACCAGGCTGCCCTTGAGTGTAGTGGTGGCAATATTGTAGATCTGCTCAATGATTTAGAGAGCAACTGCCCTGGCATCAAAGCCCGGCTTTGTGACGATTCTGGTGAGCTACGCCGCTTTGTCAACTTCTACGTTAATAGCGAAGACATTCGCTTTCTCGATGGCAAAGAGACCGCTCTTAACGATGGCGACGAAGTCAGCATCGTCCCTGCCGTAGCTGGAGGCTAA